DNA from Phragmites australis chromosome 16, lpPhrAust1.1, whole genome shotgun sequence:
CCGTCGaacagttcttccacctccaatgcataCAATCAATGCTTCCCAGCATCCCTGGAAACCCTCTACGCGCATTGATAGCAAGCAAACGAGTAGTGTCCTCATCATTCGGAGAACGGAGGTACTCATTGCTGAACACTTCGATGAAAGAACGGACGAAATGTCTCATGCTCTCAATGATGGTGCTCTCCCCTAGACGGAGGCACTCATCTAGAGAATCGGTCGGCGCATCGTATGCTAGCATACGAAATGCCGCAGTCACTTTGTGCAAAGCGGATAGCCCTAGCTCGCCTATAGCATTCCTCCTCTATTGAAACCACGTGTCCTTCTCCTCAACCACCCCAACAATCTTGAGGAAAAGATTACGTTTCATCCGGAACCTGCAACAACATACATCATTACGCACAGCACACATACATCAACACATATCACTTCTGAATGTGCAGAGTTACAGTTTGTAACAATACTGGTGACGGAAAATGTAGTCGGGGTACACGGGGGGATCAGCAAAGTAGTCGTTGTACAACCTCATATGGCCCTCCAGCCGATAACGGTGGATGCGCTTCCGACTGGGCACTGAACCGCCCCAAAGTCGCCTCTCCGATTCCTCTGACTCGGCTTGCCATGCTCTCATAGTCTCTATGAACATATCATCTTCCTTATCGAAAGAGTCATTGTAGGAGAAACACATCTTTCTCAAGTACTCCTTCCAGGCTACATGAGGATCCATTTGGGTGGCTTGCATATGTTAGACTACCCCTGCCTCTTATATATAGTGACATGCTCAGCCTTTTGAGGGAAGCCACCGTACTTCCTTCCCCGGGAAGCCACTAGTCAGGATGCTTCCTCTGCAAGCCGAGTGATCTACAAGGTCGAAAAAATATCATGCCAACAAATTTTATCCCGCTTAACTACATGACTGCCAAAATTTGTAATGCAACAGTCCCTACGGAAAACCATATATTTATTTCTGAATAAACAACATTACTTAACGTCCAACAAAATTTTTATGGTACCATTCAATCGCCATTGCAGCGCGAACATTTAAAAACAATTTCTACTTTGGTGGTTAAGGCGGTCGGAGAAAAATCATTTTAATACAGAAAAGAGAAAATAGTGGACGAGATATACGGTTCCTGCTGAAGATGGAAGGAAtgagggatgctgtaatagtgatagaggatgctgtaatagtgatagaggatgctgtaatagtattttagagtATGAAATTTTAGAGTAACTGTTGAAGATGACCTTACACCTGAGGTTTCTTTTTGTCGGGTTCAGAGCTTGGGGCCTTGTTTCTTGACTCCTGCAGGTTGACAGAGGTGAGACTGACAGGTGTGAATGCGAATATTGACAAGCTTGGCAAAGAAGGCAGCAGTATCAAACACAAGTCATGAAGTCAAGGGAAAGAATGGCACTGGAACCAAACAGCATACTATTCTGTTTttaatagatattattttaaaatacatGTAGTTAAACTTTAAAAATTTTGATCACTCATATAAAACTATTAGGATGtgatatatgaaaataataataatgaatttgtcatgaaaaatattttgacatcatctaatttttattaatttttaccAAGATGTAGTTATCAAAACTAATAGTTAAACATGCTTATTAGAGATCGTATATATGTTCGAAACGTCAAATAAATAGAACGAAGATAGTAGAAAGGATAGAAGCAGGGGCTGCACCGTTTTTTCATATAAAAGGATGCTGGTAACACGAGATAATTTATGCGTTGGGCCACCATTTTTTCACGTAACTCCTACCATCTTTGGTGCGG
Protein-coding regions in this window:
- the LOC133895069 gene encoding uncharacterized protein LOC133895069; its protein translation is MDPHVAWKEYLRKMCFSYNDSFDKEDDMFIETMRAWQAESEESERRLWGGSVPSRKRIHRYRLEGHMRLYNDYFADPPVYPDYIFRHQFRMKRNLFLKIVGVVEEKDTWFQ